The uncultured Roseibium sp. DNA segment CGGTTCACCGCATTTTCAGTGGCGCTTACCGGCTATATTGCCTGGGCTGCCTATGGCTACCTGTTCGGCCAGAACTGGGCGCTTGCCATCCTTATGAACGATTGGGCGGCGCCTGCCTATCAGACCACGCTGATTTTCGCCTCCTGCCTGTTTTTCGACTGCCTGTTTCTCGCCGGCGCAATCACCACGACGGTGGTCAACGCCGTCGCAAGCATTCTGCCTGGCTGACGGACAGTTGCGACAAGTCCGGCCTCGGTGCCGGTCTTCGTGCAGCTGTTCCCGCGACATTCTGTTGAGATTTCGGGCATCGCATCACGATCCGGGCGGAAACATCTTTGTGGGCGGGGGCGGAGATGTATAACCGGCTCCGTTTTCAAAGGTCGGGACATTTTCATGCCTCTTTTCACGATCGGCTTTATCGGCATTGCCGCTGTTCTGCGTTTTGCCGCCCTGGCGGTGTCTCTTCGCAACGAGAAACGGCTGAAGGAGAATGGTGCGGTGGAATATGGCGCGGCCACCTCCACGATGCTGGCGCTGGTTCATATCGCATATTATCTTGCCGCCATTGCCGAGGGACTATGGCGCGCCGCCCCGATTTCTGCGGTTACGGTGACCGGGATCGTTCTCTACGCGCTTTCCATGATCGCGCTTGCCTGGGTTCTGATGACGCTCGGCCGGTTCTGGACGGTCAAGATCATCATTGCCCCAGACCATGAATTGGTGACCAACCGCTTCTTCCGGCTGGTCCGGCACCCGAATTATTATCTGAACATCATCCCTGAACTGATCGGCTTTGCGCTGGCGTTACAGGCCTATGGCACGCTGATCGTGGGGCTGCCGGTCTACCTGGTTGTCCTTCGCCTGCGCATCCGTCAGGAGGAAGAAGCCATGCGGGGCCGGTTCACGGCGTATTGAGCGGGGCTCGGCCCAACTCTTCCTCGGCCCGGAACCGAGCGACCCACTCCCGGCTGGTCTCATCGGCCAGCTTTTTGACGGAAGGGGAAATGCCGTCCGCCGCTGCCGGATCCAGTCCCAGGCGCTCCAGGATGGTTTGCAGGATTGCGAGGGGATCGCCGGAGAGGTTCTTGTAGGAAATACGGAGTGGCGAGATGCCCTCCTGATCGAACCATGACAGCCAGCCATTGTCGTAGTCTGTCATCGTCTCGACGCAAGCCCGGATCTGATCCCTGTCGTAGGACGGGTCGCGATGCGGGGCGAGGCGTTCCAATTCCGAGCCGTCGGGGGCGGCGTGCCACAAGCCGGACTGTTCGGCCTTCAGGTAGGATACGGCCTGTTCGATCTTGTCGTGCCGGGTCAGGTGGATGAAAAGGGTCGGCCCGAAGGCCCGGTGAAGGCGCGCCCGATCGGTCGGTTCGTCCGGGTAGAGGACCGCAAGCTTTTTGCAAAGAAACGGAAAACTTGGCCTTTGCTGACGGAGTCCGAACAGGCCGGTGCCGGCGGTCCCCCGGTCGATGGCTGCGCGGAGGATCGCTGCCAGGCTATCGCGTTCCGTGGCGGTTTCTGCCGGCGTGATGTTCATCCTGGTCAGCCAGTCCTCAATCGAGGGACGGTAGAACAGGGAGGCGGGCTTTCCTGCGATCCCGGTATCCGCGAGCATACGGCACAACAATGTGCTGCCGCTGCGCGGAGAGGTGCAGATGATATAGGAGCGGTAGTGCGACATGGCGGACCGGTTATCTCCGATACATCACAGATTGATGAAGGTGCCGGAGGCTACCCCAATTCAAGTCGCCGAGAGAGGTCCTGGAACCGGGCATGCGAACGGAAAGGGCTTCGGACGGCCCCTGGAATTTTTCCCGGGGCGCATCAATGCAGCAGGGGGAAGGCGCCGGGAATAACCTGGTACCCGATCACCAGCGCCAGGGCGAGAAGGAGAAGCCCCGACACTGCCAGGGAAAAGCGGATGGCCTGCTTGACTTTCGCTTGCCTATAACGGGTCCGGGGCTTGATGCCACGGATAAGAAAGACAACCTGACCGGAAAGATGCAGCGCGGCCAGGTTGACTGCCAGCAACAGGGCTGCGTCGCCGGCCATCAGCCAGGCCGTTTTACCAAGGAACAGGCCAATCGCGGCCGCTGGCGGCATCAGGGCGACGGCGACCATGACGCCGACTAGGGTTGAGGCTGCTCCGGCGGTCATTGACAGCGCAGCGGCCGCGCCCGCGGCAAGGGCGAGCGCAATGTCGTCGAAGCCGACGGCGGCGCGTGAGGCCAGTTCTTTCGATGTGATGTCGAACGGGAGAACCATGCCAAGAAGGCCGCCGATGGCGACCGCCAGGGCAATGCCGGCGGCACTGGCCTTTGTGGACCGGATGATAAGGTCGCGCTCCCCCAGCGAAACCCCCAGAATGGAGCCGAGGAGCGGACCGAGCAGCGGCGCAATGACCATCGCTCCGATGATGGCGGCAACGTTGCTCTCGATCATGCCGAGAGCGGCAACGACCGCGGAGATCGCGACCAGTGTCAAAGAGGTTGGCGTGATACAGGCATTTTTGGAGATCTCGGCAAGCAGGGCTTCCCGACTTTCGGTGATCTCTTCTTCTTCGGTTTTCTGATCCTGCTTCCTGGTGACGACGGCGTCGATCGGGATGATGGCGATCTGCCAGTCTTCGGTTTTGTGAAGGGCGCTTTGCAGATCGTCGAGAAGGGGCTGCTGAGCCTTGGCGGTGGTTAGAAACGACACTGTGCGCACCGGCCCTTTCGCCGCCGAAATACCTGCCAGGGTAACGCCGTCGCGTTCCGCGAAATCGATGATGTCATCGACCGTGTCCCTGGGAACGATGACATGGACATATTGATACGACATGGAAGCCCCGATGTGTCGGCAGGAATGCAGTCTTACACGGTGATAGCAAGCGGCGGACTGGGCTCAAAGCGCTTATTCGGCCTGGTGTCCGCTCCCGACGCTGCGAGAGGCCAACGGATTGAACGTCTCAAGCCAGGACCGGTAATGCCCGCAGGCGTGGCGCCGCGTAATCCAGAAAGCTGCGGACCTTGGCGGCGGCGCGGCGCCCCTCCACGTGGACGAGGTGGACGGGCAAGGGATCCGGTTCGTATTCCTCCAGCACGGTTCGAAGAATTCCCGCCTCCAGATGGGGGGCGACCTGGTAGGAGAGGGCGCGGCACAGGCCCCAGCCCTGGCAGGCGACTTCAATACCGGCGGCGATGTTGCTGACGGCGAGACGGGAAGCAATGCGAACGGTCGCCGGCCGGTCGCCGCCGAAGCGCCAGTCGGGCAAAGGGCCGACCTGGCCGGCGGAAATCACCCGGTGATCATGCAGGTCCTGCGGTGTCTGCGGTATGCCGTTTTCGGCCAGATAGGCGGGCGTGGCGCAGACTACCCGGCGGACCTGGCCGATCCGCATAGCGGTCAGCCCCGAAGACTGAAGCGGGCCGATACGCACCGCGATGTCGAAGCCTTCCTCCACGATGTTCACGATCCGGTCGATCATGACGATCTCCACGCTTACCTGCGGATAGGTGTCGAGATAGGCGGTGACGACTGGCATCACGTGGATGCGGCCGAATTCGTTGGGGCAGGTGATCCGCAGCCGGCCGCGCGGCCGCGTGGCGGCCCCCGCAGCCGCGTCGTCTGCGGATTGCAGCAGTCCGAGAATATGACGGGCCTCCTCCAGATAGGCCTCGCCCACGTCGGTCAGGTGAACCTGGCGGGTGGTGCGGGTGAACAGGCGTGTTCCCAGGCGCGCCTCAAGCGCATTGACGCCTCGTGTGGCGGAGGGCGCGCTCAGGCCGAGCCGACGGGCGGCGCCGGCGAAGCCGCCTTCCTCGGCAACGGCGATGAAGACTTCAAGGCTTTGGAGCCGGTCCAAAAATGGCCTCCTATTACCGTCAATTTCTGAAATAAAGACTTTTGATATATACTAATTCAATTGCAGGATGACGCCAATTAAATGTTGTCCATCTCCAATCCAAGAGGAAACGGACAAGGCTCATGAACCCGCACTTTCCGGCAGGCGCCGCCCCGATCAGGCTTTATCGCAATCCGAAATCCGGCCATTGTCATCGTGTCGAACTGATGATGGCGTTCCTGGGCCTGCCTTATGAGGCGATTGATCTCGACATGGCCAACGGCGCACATAAGGCACCCGACTACCTGAAGCTCAATCCTTTCGGCAAGGTTCCGGCGATCGATGACAATGGCACCATCTTGTGGGATTCCAACGCGATCCTGGTCTATCTGGTCAAGCGCTATGGCGCGGATACCGGCTGGCTGCCGGAAGATCCGCTCAAGGCTTCGGAAGTGCAGCGCTGGCTGTCAATTGCCGCCGGTGAAATCGCACCCGGTCCCGCCACCGCACGGCTGGTCCATGTGTTCGGCGCAAAACTGGATCATGGAGCCGCCGTGGCGAGGGCGCACGCGCTGTTCAAGGTGATGGAGCCGATCCTGGAACGCAGCGCCTATCTGACCGGTGAAACGATCACGATCGCGGATGTGGCAGGCTACAGCTACATTGCCCATGCCCCTGAAGGTGGCGTCAGCCTGGAGCCCTATCCGGCAATCCGCGCCTGGCTGAAGCGGATCGAAGGCCAGCCGAATTTCGTGTCGATGGTTTCCTCGCCGATACCGGAAGCAGCGTGAGCAGTCCGATGGATCAGGAAAAGACAGCCTTTCACCCCGGGGAAATCGCGGTTCAGGAGCGCGCCCATGGGAGCGGGCCCGGCTGGAGAAGAGCGGTGTCGCGGGTGTTCCGCGACACCATGCCGGATCAGCACCGGGCGTTTTTTGAAAGCCAGTCGGTCCTGTTCCTGGGAGTGCTCGACAGGAAGGGGCGTGTCTGGGCTACGCCCGCCTTCGGCGAGACAGGATTTGTCCGGAGCCCCGACGCGCGCACTCTTCGTGTCAACGCGGTTCCCGCGTTACGTCACGAACTGGCTTTCGACATGGACGAGGGGGCCAAGGTTGGCGTTCTCGGATTGGAACTGCACAGCCGGCGGCGCAACCGGTTGAATGGCGAGATCGTGAAAACCGGGGCCGACGGCTTCGATATCGCCGTCGGTCAAAGCTTCGGCAATTGCCCGCAATACATTCAGGCACGGGTGTTCGATTGGACGGGCGGGGCCGCGGAACCGATCGAAGTCGAGCGGATGAACGGCCTTACCGGCAAGGTGGAGGCGCTGGTGGAACGGGCCGATACCTTCTTCATCGCCTCGCGGGTGCCGGAGCTGACGGACGATCCCCGGGACGGGGTGGATGTTTCCCACCGGGGCGGGAGGCCCGGGTTCCTGGGTGTGACCGGCAAGAGCATGCTGTCTTTTCCGGATTTCAATGGTAACCGCTTCTTCAACACGCTCGGCAATATCGAAGCGGACGGCCGGGTCGGGTTGTTCGTCCCGGATTTCGAGACCGGCGAGGCTCTGTTCGTTACCGGACAGGCGGTGATCGACTGGTCGCCCGAGCGTGCCGGCACCTTCGCGGGCGCCCGGCGGATTGTCGATGTGACACCGGAGGAGATCCTGCACGCACGGAACGTCTTCCCGGCCAGAGGGCGTCTGTTGGAAGCCTGGCCTGCGCTTGAGACCACAGGAATCTGGGATGAGGTGCGGGCGATTGAGCCGTGAGGTGTTTGCCAGGTTCAGGCCGCGGAACCGAGTGATCGGCCATCAAGCCGATCAGGGGTAGAGGAGACCGGTTCGGCACGACCATACGGTTGAAATCCACGGTTGTTGTGTCTGGAATTGACAATTTCCAGCAGAAACTTGATTTTTTCCGCCACGCGTTTGGAAATTTGCCGTATTCTGTTCCCGCCAGTTAATTCCGACGGGGAGGGTCTGAATGGCGGCGGTGAAGGAGTGGGCCCGGGCCGATGCTCTGCGCGTGTTGCGAGACAGCACGCCTGCGGAGTTGTTGGACTGGTCAGTCCTTGCCGACCGTCACGGTTTCGATCTCGATGAACTGGACGATCCGGAAGGCAGTGTTCCCATCACCGCGCTCTATGCAGTCTTCGAGGAGGCGGCCGAGGTGTCCGGCGATGATGCCCGGATTTTTGACATCTTCAATGCCTCCGATATCGGCGCGTTTTCCCTGTTCGACTATCTGTTTACCTGCGCTCCGACATTGCGGGAGGGGTGTCACGCCTGGCAGCGGTTCATGCAGATCCGCTCCAATGCTTATTCGGTCACCTTCGTCGAGGAGGAGGGGCAGGGTGTGCTGGAATGGAAACTTCAGGACAGGCACGGCCCCTGGCGGCAGAACATGTTTGCCCGTATGGCATGGGCAGCCCGAGGGTTCGAGGCAGCGCTCGACACCCGGACCGCCCCTATCGAAATCGAACTTGCCACCTGTGCACCGGTCTCCACCTCGGATTTCCAGAGGCGCTACGGCAACCGGATCAGGTTTGACGGGGTGCGAAACACGCTTTCTGTCGAGGCGCGTTACCTAGATGATAAGCCGGTGCGGAACGACAACAATCTCTATGCCATCATAGAGCGGGCCTCGCTCGGCGAATTGAACCTGCGGGCAAGAAACACTTCTCCGCTTTCAGCCATTGCCGAGGTTATCGCCGAGACCATGAAAGCGGGCTCGTGCACTCTGCCCGCGGTTGCCGCTACGCTCGGCATGTCCGAACGGTCCCTGCAGAGGACGATGGAAAACGAGGGGGTTTCCTTCCGGGAACTGACCGCTCATGTCCGACGCGCCGCCGCACGGCGCTACCTCAGGGAAACATCCCTTCCGATCAAGGAAGTCAGCTACCTGCTCGGCTATTCGGAAGTCAGTACTTTCTCGCGCGCGGTTCGCCAGTGGTTCGGCTGCCCGCCCAGGGCGCTTCGTCAGAACCCGGACACGTCCGCCGATGAAGGTCGTCCGGACTTTCTTCCCGATTTGATGCCAGTGGTTGGCGACGACAGCTAAGCGCATATGCTGCATGAAGAAAGCACTTCAGTCGCCTTTATCGGGCATCGCTCCAACGTCGCCAAGCGTTACCGACCTTGATAGCGGTCATGATCATTCCTGGTGCGCCAGCCTCCAGGCAATCAAGAGCGCCGCGACCCCGGCGCGGATGTCGCCCATCCTGCGGCTTTACGGGCAGGATGGGCAACTGGATTGTGTGGATTTCGCGGGTCAGGCCGCGAGTTCGGCGATTTCGCCGCGAGCACGGGAGATTGCCGCGTCCTTGGCTTCTTCGCCCATGGCGAGACCTTCGGCGCGAATAATGGTGACGTCGGTCAGGCCGATAAAGCCGAGGACGCCCTTCAGGTAGCTTTCCTGATGTTCAAGGCCGGCCATGGAGGCGTCCAGATAGGCGCCGCCGCGGGTGGAGGCGATGATGACCTTCTTTCCCTCAGGCAGCAGGCTCACCGGGGTGCCCGCATCGCTGTATTTGAAGGTGCGGCCGGCAACGACGATCCGGTCGATCCAGGCTTTGAGCTGTGTCGGGACCGTGAAGTTGTACATGGGGGCGCCGATGACGATGGTGTCGGCGTCGATCAGGTCCTGGATGTCGCG contains these protein-coding regions:
- a CDS encoding NAD(P)H-dependent oxidoreductase; protein product: MKLLHIDSSILGENSVSRTLTAEIVARLTALHSDADVVYRDLTAESAMHLSGGHLAVRFGAQAEAPDLAKDLEKAERDIQDLIDADTIVIGAPMYNFTVPTQLKAWIDRIVVAGRTFKYSDAGTPVSLLPEGKKVIIASTRGGAYLDASMAGLEHQESYLKGVLGFIGLTDVTIIRAEGLAMGEEAKDAAISRARGEIAELAA
- a CDS encoding glutathione S-transferase, with amino-acid sequence MRLYRNPKSGHCHRVELMMAFLGLPYEAIDLDMANGAHKAPDYLKLNPFGKVPAIDDNGTILWDSNAILVYLVKRYGADTGWLPEDPLKASEVQRWLSIAAGEIAPGPATARLVHVFGAKLDHGAAVARAHALFKVMEPILERSAYLTGETITIADVAGYSYIAHAPEGGVSLEPYPAIRAWLKRIEGQPNFVSMVSSPIPEAA
- a CDS encoding isoprenylcysteine carboxylmethyltransferase family protein codes for the protein MPLFTIGFIGIAAVLRFAALAVSLRNEKRLKENGAVEYGAATSTMLALVHIAYYLAAIAEGLWRAAPISAVTVTGIVLYALSMIALAWVLMTLGRFWTVKIIIAPDHELVTNRFFRLVRHPNYYLNIIPELIGFALALQAYGTLIVGLPVYLVVLRLRIRQEEEAMRGRFTAY
- a CDS encoding pyridoxamine 5'-phosphate oxidase family protein, which translates into the protein MSSPMDQEKTAFHPGEIAVQERAHGSGPGWRRAVSRVFRDTMPDQHRAFFESQSVLFLGVLDRKGRVWATPAFGETGFVRSPDARTLRVNAVPALRHELAFDMDEGAKVGVLGLELHSRRRNRLNGEIVKTGADGFDIAVGQSFGNCPQYIQARVFDWTGGAAEPIEVERMNGLTGKVEALVERADTFFIASRVPELTDDPRDGVDVSHRGGRPGFLGVTGKSMLSFPDFNGNRFFNTLGNIEADGRVGLFVPDFETGEALFVTGQAVIDWSPERAGTFAGARRIVDVTPEEILHARNVFPARGRLLEAWPALETTGIWDEVRAIEP
- a CDS encoding AraC family transcriptional regulator ligand-binding domain-containing protein, whose translation is MAAVKEWARADALRVLRDSTPAELLDWSVLADRHGFDLDELDDPEGSVPITALYAVFEEAAEVSGDDARIFDIFNASDIGAFSLFDYLFTCAPTLREGCHAWQRFMQIRSNAYSVTFVEEEGQGVLEWKLQDRHGPWRQNMFARMAWAARGFEAALDTRTAPIEIELATCAPVSTSDFQRRYGNRIRFDGVRNTLSVEARYLDDKPVRNDNNLYAIIERASLGELNLRARNTSPLSAIAEVIAETMKAGSCTLPAVAATLGMSERSLQRTMENEGVSFRELTAHVRRAAARRYLRETSLPIKEVSYLLGYSEVSTFSRAVRQWFGCPPRALRQNPDTSADEGRPDFLPDLMPVVGDDS
- a CDS encoding LysR family transcriptional regulator; this translates as MDRLQSLEVFIAVAEEGGFAGAARRLGLSAPSATRGVNALEARLGTRLFTRTTRQVHLTDVGEAYLEEARHILGLLQSADDAAAGAATRPRGRLRITCPNEFGRIHVMPVVTAYLDTYPQVSVEIVMIDRIVNIVEEGFDIAVRIGPLQSSGLTAMRIGQVRRVVCATPAYLAENGIPQTPQDLHDHRVISAGQVGPLPDWRFGGDRPATVRIASRLAVSNIAAGIEVACQGWGLCRALSYQVAPHLEAGILRTVLEEYEPDPLPVHLVHVEGRRAAAKVRSFLDYAAPRLRALPVLA
- a CDS encoding TIGR00341 family protein; its protein translation is MSYQYVHVIVPRDTVDDIIDFAERDGVTLAGISAAKGPVRTVSFLTTAKAQQPLLDDLQSALHKTEDWQIAIIPIDAVVTRKQDQKTEEEEITESREALLAEISKNACITPTSLTLVAISAVVAALGMIESNVAAIIGAMVIAPLLGPLLGSILGVSLGERDLIIRSTKASAAGIALAVAIGGLLGMVLPFDITSKELASRAAVGFDDIALALAAGAAAALSMTAGAASTLVGVMVAVALMPPAAAIGLFLGKTAWLMAGDAALLLAVNLAALHLSGQVVFLIRGIKPRTRYRQAKVKQAIRFSLAVSGLLLLALALVIGYQVIPGAFPLLH
- a CDS encoding Stf0 family sulfotransferase, whose amino-acid sequence is MSHYRSYIICTSPRSGSTLLCRMLADTGIAGKPASLFYRPSIEDWLTRMNITPAETATERDSLAAILRAAIDRGTAGTGLFGLRQQRPSFPFLCKKLAVLYPDEPTDRARLHRAFGPTLFIHLTRHDKIEQAVSYLKAEQSGLWHAAPDGSELERLAPHRDPSYDRDQIRACVETMTDYDNGWLSWFDQEGISPLRISYKNLSGDPLAILQTILERLGLDPAAADGISPSVKKLADETSREWVARFRAEEELGRAPLNTP